A window of bacterium genomic DNA:
TGGATGTAACGATTCTCCATACGCTGTTGCTCGATAAACTGCTCGGCATCGATTCCGCGAAATTGGAATCGCAAGCCCACGTCGATTACGCCCGTGATCCCAACGGCGCGCTCGATAAACGGGAGAATGGCAAGTACCAAGCGGTTTTCCTGATCAATCCGACTGGCGTCAAGGAAGTGAAGGAAGTCGCGGAACAAGGCGAGAAGATGCCGCAAAAGTCCACCGACTTCTACCCGAAGCTGTTGAGCGGTCTCATCATGATGAAGATGGAAATCCAGAAGTAAGAGAAGGGGCAGGTCTTAGACCATCCCCTTCTCTACAATTAAATGTTTCGCAAAATTGAATTGAGATTTGGACAGACCGGTGTGTTTGTCCTACAACTGTAGGGGCGTATGAAATACGCCCCTTTTGTGTTTGAACTCGACATTTGCACTAATTGTCTTTAGCTTGCAACAAAAAGCCCACCTCCCTCCTCTAACGGACAAGTTCGGTCAATTTCTGTTTTCGGGAGGGGTTATGTGGTTCAAGTTAATAATATTCTGGTGTTTCGTGGTGTTTGTCGTAACGGGGTACACGAAGTTGTATGTTGCGCATGCCGCCAACACGATTACCGCAGTGCGAGTCGAAAAAGGTCCGCACCTCGATGGAAAACTGGATGATGCGGTATGGCAGCTTGCCGAACCGGCCAGCAATTTCATCCAACGCAGTCCCGAAAACGGTGATCCAGAAACTGAAAAGACGGAAGTACGGTTGGTGTATGATCATAAGGCGTTGTATGTCGCGGGGTGGTGCTGGGACAGCCAGCCTGACAAAATCTCCGCCTACGGGTTACGCAGGGATTTCGATCCCAGTGCGGAAGATGCGTTCGTCATCGCATTGGATACTTATCGTGACCGCCGCAATTGCTATTACCTCGGCACCAATGCCAACGGTGCGTTATATGATGCATTGGGTGCGCAAGACGGCATGTACTTCAATCCCAATTGGAATGGTGTCTGGGATTGCCGCGGCAGCCGTGACGACAAGGGGTGGTACGTCGAAATGATGATTCCCTTTTCAACCCTGCGGTTCACCGAGGACTCAATACAAGTTTGGGGTGTGAATTTCGAGCGCGATGTCCAACGAAACAATGAATTCGATTTCTGGCAACCGCTCCTCCCCAATCAGGAAGCGACTGTTGTATCGCGAGCGGGAACACTGTTAGGGTTAAAGAACATTCAGCGTGGCAACGATATCGAGATCAAACCATACGGCGTTGGTGGTTTTACAAAACTGTATCCCGACTATGGCGACGATCAAATCGAAGTCACCAAAGCCGGCATCGATATCAAGATGCCACTTACCTCTACCCTCACCCTTGATTTAACGACCAATCCCGATTATTCCCAGATCGAAGATGACCGACCGATTATCAATCTGTCACGAGTACCCCAGTTTCAAGGGGAACGCAGAGAGTTCTTCCTCGAAGGGGGTGGAACTTTTAACTTCAATTTCTCCGACACCCCGAACCTTTTTTACAGCCGCCGAATTGGATTCTCACCAAACGGTACGCCAATCCCGATACTTGGTGGAGCGAGAGTAACCGGCAGTGTGGGAAAATACAACATCGGCGTATTGACGATGCAGACGGCAGAGAAAGGGACGATACCTTCAACGAACTACTCGGTAGCGCGGGTGAAACGAAATGTTCTCCGGCAATCCTACATCGGAGTGATGGCAACCAATAAAGAGGAATCGTCGCGTTACAACCGGGTCTTCGGCGCCGATGCGCTCTTGAAGTACGATCATGTGTTGGGAGATAATTATTTCCAACATGGCGGTGCGTTCGCTATGTCGAAAACCCCGGAGTTGGTTGGCAGGAACACCGCTTGGCGGTATTTCATTGAATCGCCGAACGATCAAATATACTCGTTTGTATCCTATCGCAGCGTCGAAGAAAATTTCAATCCGGAAATCGGT
This region includes:
- a CDS encoding carbohydrate binding family 9 domain-containing protein — translated: MWFKLIIFWCFVVFVVTGYTKLYVAHAANTITAVRVEKGPHLDGKLDDAVWQLAEPASNFIQRSPENGDPETEKTEVRLVYDHKALYVAGWCWDSQPDKISAYGLRRDFDPSAEDAFVIALDTYRDRRNCYYLGTNANGALYDALGAQDGMYFNPNWNGVWDCRGSRDDKGWYVEMMIPFSTLRFTEDSIQVWGVNFERDVQRNNEFDFWQPLLPNQEATVVSRAGTLLGLKNIQRGNDIEIKPYGVGGFTKLYPDYGDDQIEVTKAGIDIKMPLTSTLTLDLTTNPDYSQIEDDRPIINLSRVPQFQGERREFFLEGGGTFNFNFSDTPNLFYSRRIGFSPNGTPIPILGGARVTGSVGKYNIGVLTMQTAEKGTIPSTNYSVARVKRNVLRQSYIGVMATNKEESSRYNRVFGADALLKYDHVLGDNYFQHGGAFAMSKTPELVGRNTAWRYFIESPNDQIYSFVSYRSVEENFNPEIGYNTRYGRKFATQFTYAIRPTQHGFRRIAFTPFIIDRYWDVNGRQESQYYTLGGLSATLNSGDYAEVNFNRSYERFDYSFPLIGNAFIESGEHWYNEGRINLGTSSQREGFVYSEYTFGGFYQGTHRSLYSSANWRLNQHFTLSGDYTRNDIELSGVRVTTSDYGSRVRYAYSTRADGSLFGQWNNQSKKLNMNFRWHWMPNLGSDVYLAYNQRFDTVGRVKPVDATVLCKVTYRIVV